In the genome of Myxococcota bacterium, the window GCCTCCCGAGATCGACGTCACGCCGAAGAACGGCGACGACCAGAAGCCGCCCCAAGCTTAGCGCGCGCTCATCTCGCGCGGCGAGTGAGTCAGTCCGGCTCCGGGGCCGGCGACGCGGGCACCACGGCGTCCGGCTTCACCTGCGACGGCTGCGGCGCCGGCGCAGGCGCGCTCGGAGTGGCGAGCTGCGTGTCGTGGGCCGGGGCCGGAGGTGTGACTGGTGCGGGCGCGGGCGGTGTGGCCGGGGCGGCGAGCTGCGTGTCGTGGGCGGGCAGCGCGGCCGGCGCGGGCGCCGGTGGCGGGGTCGTGGCGGTGGCGATGCCGGGCGGCAGCACCGCCTTGCCCTGCGCGAGATTCACCTGGACGCGGCGCGCCGCGGCCGGCGGGTCCGCGAGCAGCGCCGTGAAGCCGGTGATTTGCGGACCCACGCCCGAGAGCTCGCCCGCGCTCGAGGCGAGGCGCACCGTGAGCGCGTCGGGGGCGATCTCGGCGTCGTCGAGGCGCTCGAGCCAGGCGCGGCGCGGCTCGCCGACGCGTTCGCCGGAGTTGCCGAGCAGCGCGACTTCGACCTCGGGCGGCGGCGCGGCGCCGTTCGGGAACAGGTTGCCGCGCACCACCAGCACGCGTTCGCCCAAGCTGTCGCGCGCGACGAAGGTCTCGACGTCGGTCGCGACCCAGCCCGCGCCCTCCTCCGCCTGCGTGCTCGCGAGCGTGGCGGCCCGCTGCAGCGCGAGGCCGCGCAGCGCGCCGCCCAACAGCGCGACGCCCACCAGCGCCGCGACCACGCGCGCGATCAGGCCGGCCGGGCTCGGCGCCTCGGGATCGAAGACCGCTGCCTGGCGCTTCTTGCCGCCCGCGCCCTGGTCGAACAGAGTGACCGGCTTCGACTCGCTGGCCGCGATCGGCACGTCGCTCGCGCCCTCGGCGTCGCCCGCGCCCAGCCCGAACGAGGCGCCCACGTCGAACACGCTCTTGGCCTCGGACTCGTCCGACTGAGTGAGTGACTCCCAGCCGGGATCGCTCTCCTCCTCGTCGCCCAGCCCCGCGCCGAACGCCGCGTCGATCTCGGACTTCGCCGACTTCGGCGCGGCGGGCTTGGGCGCCGGCACGGGCGGCCGGATGATCGGCGTGAGCGTGGCGACCGGCTTGGCGGGCTTGTCCTTCGCGGGCCGCAACGACGGCGGAGCCTCGCGCGGCGTGGCCGCGGGAGGCTCGTCGCCCAGCATGAAGCGGCTGCGTGTGTCGTCGTCATCGTCGGAGGCGGGGTCCGCGAGCGACTCGGCGAACTCGACCCTCGGTCCCTTGGCGAGCTTGGGCGCGCCGGCGTCGAGCATCTCCTGCGCCGTCTTGCCGCCCGTCTCGACCACGCGCACCTCGGGCACCTGGTCGGGCTCGAGGTCTGGCGAGGGCGGACGCGCCGGCTCGGGCTGCGGCGTGGCCGCCACGGCTTCGGGCTCAGGCTCGGACTCGGGCTCCGGCTCGCGCTCGGGTGCACCCTTGGCGCGCTTGGGCGTTTCGGACACCGAGTTTCCCTCGAAGAGAAACTCCGGGTTCTCGAGGTCGTCGCCGCCGCCGCCCCCGGGCGGGGCCTCGGTCTCGCGGCTCTTCGTCTCGGTGCGCGCGCTAACATCGGGCCCGGAGTTCGGGCTCGAGGTCGTTCCGGACGAGGGCGTGATGTGAAAGCGGTGGTGGCAGCGCGAGCAGCGCACGCGCGCCCCCTTTTCGGGAATGCGCGCGTCCGCGACGTGGAAGCGTGTCTCGCAGTTCTCGCACTGGACGATCATGTTGCCCCGGCCGCAGCGGTCCTCGGCGCGTTCTTCGTCGCGGAACGCCCGCCGCTTGAGTCGCGCACGTGACAGGAACGCTCGCTGCGCTCCTGTCGCGCCGTCTCTTGCTCGTGACCGGAAAGGGCGGCACGGGGAAGACCAGCGTCGCCGCGGCGCTCGGGCTCCTGGGGGCGCGCTCGGGCCGCCGCACGCTGGTGGTGGAGCTCGGCGACTCCGACGCCGTGCGCGAGCTGCTGGCCGGCGCGAGCGGGCGCGCCGAGCGCAGCCGTGAGCCGGAGCGGATCGGGCCGGAGCTGTTCGCGTTGCAGCTCGTGCCCGAGCACGCGCTCGAGGAGTATCTCGCGCTGCAGCTCCACGTGCGCATGGTGGCGCGCGCGATCGTGGGCAACACCGGCTTCCACCGCTTCCTCGACGCCGCGCCCGGCTGGCGCGAGCTGATCACGCTCGGAAAGCTGTGGCACCTGACTTCGCTCGAGCAGCGCGGCGGGGCGCCGCTCTGGCCGCTGATCGTGGTCGACGCACCCGCGACGGGTCACGGTCTCTCGCTCTTGTCGGTGCCCAACGTGGTGCTCGACACCGTGCGCATGGGCCCGCTGCGCCGCAACACGGACCGCGTGCACGAGCTCATGACCGACGCGGCGCAGACCTGGGTGCTGCCGGTCACGCTGCCCGAGGAGCTGCCGACCAACGAGACACTCGAGCTGCGCGCGCGCGTGCGCGAGCTCGGCATGAGCCTGGGGCCGGTGATCGCGAACGGCGTCGAGCCGCCGCTGGGCCTGCCCGACCCGGAGCGCGCGCTGGCGTGCCTGGCGCGGCTGCCGCGCGGCGCCGCGCCCTCGCCGCTGGCCGAGCCCGAGATCGTGACTGCAGCCGCGCGCCACCGGCTCGCGCGCGCGCGCATGCAACGCGAGTATCTCGACCTGCTGGCGCAGAAGACCGGCGCAGCGCCGATCGAGCTGCCCTGGCTCGCGGGAGGCGTCGACGGGCCCGAGGGCGCCGGCGCGCTGGCCGACCGCCTGCAAGAGGCGCTGGCGTGAAGCCGGACCGCTGGCTCGACTGCCGCGTGCTGGTCACCGTGGGTACGGGCGGCGTCGGCAAGACCACCATCGCCGCCGTGCTCGGGCTCGAGGCCGCGCGCGCGGGCAAGCGCGTTCTGGTCATGACCATCGACCCCGCGCGCCGCCTGGCCGACGCGCTCGGCACCGGGCCGCTCGACCACACGGCGCGCGAGGTGCCGCCCGCCGTGCTGCGCGAGCTCGGCGCGCCCGAGGGCGCGAGTCTCTCGGCGCTCATGCTCGACACCAAGCGCACCTTCGACGAGCTGGTCGAGCGCCTGGCCAAGGATCCGGCGGCGCGCGAGCGCATCTTCGCCAACGCGATCTACAAGAACCTGTCCGACGCGCTCGCGGGCAGCCGCGAGTACTCGGCCACCGAGAAGCTCTTGCAGATGCACAGCGAGGGCCGCTACGACCTGATCGTGCTCGACACGCCGCCTGCGGCGCACGCGCTCGACTTTCTCGACGCGCCCCGGCGGCTGTCCGGGTTTCTCGACGGCCAGTTCCTGAAGCTCTTGCTGCATCCCGCGGCGGTGGTCGGGCGCGCCAGCCTGCGCCTGTTCCGCAGCGGCTCGGAGTTCGTGCTGCGCGTGCTCGAGCGAGTGACGGGCCTGGAGTTCCTGACCGCGATCTCGGAGTTTCTGCTGGTTTTCGAGGAGCTGCTCGCGGGCTTCAGCGAGCGCGCGCGCGAGGTCGCGCGCCTGCTGCGTGACCCGGCCTGCGGCTTCGTGCTGGTCGCGGGCCCCGACCTGGCGCAGGCGCGCCGTGCGCAGGCGTTCTGGGAGCGGCTGTCGGCCGAGGGCATCCACCTGGTGGGGCTGGTGCTGAACCGCGTGCACGTCTGGCCGGGTCCGGGCGCGCCGCCCGCCGACGACCCGGCCGAGGCCGCGCGCGCCGAGCGGTGGCTCGCGAGCGCCCTGGCCGGGCAGGACCCGACGCTGTCCGCCGCCGACTCCGCGCGCGCGCTGGTCGGCGCGGCGCGCGCGCAGGCCGCGCTCGCCCGCCGTGACACAGAAGTGCGTCAGGCGCTGGAACGCGCGCTGCCGCTCGAGGCCGACGCGCTGCGCGTGGTGCCGCTGTTCGCGGACGAGGTGCGCGCCACGGCCGGGCTCGCGCGCATCGCGCGCGAGATCTTCGGAGCGCGCGATGGCTGACTCGGGCGAGCGCGTGCTGCGCCACCTGCTGCGCGCGGGCGAAGAGCTGGCCGCGCTCGCCGGCGCCGTGCTCGAGCTGCTCGCGGAGCGCGCGCCCGCGCGCGCGGACTGGCACGCGGCGCTGCTCTCCGAGTCGCAGCGCTGGGCCGCGCGCGCGCACGGCGACCCGGCCGCGGCGCGCGTCGCGGAGCTGTTCGCGGCGCTGGCCGAGGTGTTCGCCGAGCCCGCGCCGGGCGCCGCGCGCGCGGAGCCGCAGCCGGGCCGTGCAGGGCGCCGAGACACGCGGCGGAAGTTTGACCCCCCTCCGGGGCGGTGGGATACTCCGGCGCGATGGCGATCCTGATCAAGCGCTACGCGAACCGCAAGCTCTACAACACGGAGTCGAGCCGGTACATCACGCTGCGGGGTATCTCGGAGCTGGTGCGCGAAGGCCAGGACATCTGTGTGATCGACAACGAGACCGGCGAGGAGATCACGCCGATCGTGCTCTCGCAGATTCTGGTCGACGACCAGAAGGAGAACCGCGACCGCGACGGCGCGGTGTCTGGCACGCTGCTCGCCGAGCTGATCCAGCGCGGCGGCGACGCGCTCTACAGCCTGGTGCGGCGCGGCGTCGGCGACGTCGAGACGAACCTGAACGAGATGCGCGACAACGTGAAGCGCTGGATCCGCACACCGGGCGACGTCGCGCGCGTGGAAGCGGCCGACATCCGCGAGACCGTGCACAGCGCGGTCGAGCGGGTGCTGCGCGTGGCCGACCTGCCCACGCGCGGCGACCTCGAGGCGCTGAACAAGAACCTCGAGCGGCTGGCCGCGGCGCTCGAGAACTTCGAGGCCCGCCTCGCCGCCGGAGACTCGAGCCGCGACCGCTCGCTCTGACCGACGCCCCCGGGAGCGAAGTCAGTCAGCCCTGAGCGAGGGCCGCAAGCGACGCAGTCGCGCGCAGTGAGGCGAAGCCGAACGAAGTCAAACAAACACGGACCGGCGACGGGGCAGCTCCTCGTCGAGCAGCGTCTGGATGGCGCCGCGCACGCGCTCGCGCGTGCGGTTCACGTACAGCGGGTCTGCGGCGCGCTCGGGCGCGACGTCGTCGAACCAGATCGGCTCGCCGAAGCGGATGCGCCAGCGGCTGGGCAGCGGAACCACGCCCAGCGGCCCGAGCAGTGGAAACGTGGGAGTCACCGGGAGCGGCACACCGATCAAGCGGCGCACGATGCGCGGCTCGAACAGGATCGGGTGCACCTCTTCCGAGCCGATCACCGCCACCGGCACCAGCACCGCGCGCAGCCGCACGGCGAGTGACACGAAGCCGCCGCGCGCGAAGCGCTGCAGCCGGTAGCGCTCGCGGAACGGCTTCAGCGCGCCCTTCTGGCCCTCGGGAAACGCGATCACCCACTCGTTCGCCGCGAGCAGTCTCTCGGCGTTCTCGGCGCAGGCGCGCACCGCGCCCAGCCGCGCCAGGCGCGACTGCGAGAACGGCAAGGTCGCGATCCAGTCCGACACGAGCGGGCGCGGCCGCCGGTGCGACGAGTGAGTCCGCTCGACCGCGTGCGCGATCATGAGCGCGTCCCAGGGCAGGATGCCGGCGCTGTTGGACACGAACAGCACGCGCGGCGCGTCGGGTACGCCCTCGATGCCGCTCACGTCGACGCGCCACCAGGTGTCGTACAGCCAGTCGAGCCAGCGGCGCGCGAGCGCGAGATAGCGCGCGTCGAGGCCGAAGTCGTCGACCTCGGCCGAGATGTCGCCCGAGCTCGGGAGCGCCACCCGCTCGCGCAGTGACTCGTAGATCTGGACGACGTCGATCTGCTCGAGCCGCGCGCCCAGCTCGGCGCGCAGCCAGCCCAGCCAGCCCGGCGCTGCGGGCGGCGGCGGCTCGGCCTCGAACGCGAGCAGCTCCTCGTCGGACGCAGGCTCGGCGCCCGTCGGCGCGTCGGGCGCAGCGAGCCCCTCGGCCGCGGGCTCGCCCACGCCGAAGCGCTGCTCGAGCTCGCGGCGCAGCGAGCGCACCGAGGCGCGCAGCTCCGCCAGCACCTCGGGCGGCACTTCGCGACTCACCGGTAGCCCCGCAGCTTGCGCGCCACGACGAAGCTCATCCAGGCCTCTTGCGTGGTGTAGAGCGGCTCGAAGCCGAGCTGCTCGCGCGCGCGCCGCGTGTCGACCAGCCAGCCGAAGCGCAGGTGGTCCCAGAAGGCCTCGGGCAGGTCACCGGTGCGCGCGAGTGAGTCGAGCCGCGCGGCCCCGTACAGGAGCGGGTGCGGCAGCGGCACGCTGCGTTTGTCACCCAGCCGCAGCAGCGTCGACAGCGGCAGCACGCCGTCGCCGGCCAGGTTCCAGGGCCCGGGCGCGTCGCGCTCGAGCACGGTCTCGATCGCGTCGAGCCAGTCGTCCTCGTGCAGGAATTGCAGCAGCGGGTCGTAGCCGAGCAGCGTCAGCACGCGGCCGCTCTCGAAGCGGCGAGTCACCGCCGACTCGTAGCTCGGACCCATGATCCACGACGGGCGCAGCGCAGTCACCACCATGTCGCGATGGCGCTGCGCGAACAGGCGCAGCAGGCGCTCGAGCTCCGCGCGGTCGCGCGCGGCGTGAGCGTGCGGGTGCGGGCGCAGCTCGTGGTCCTCGGAGAGATAGCCCGGGTTGTCGGGGTGCGGGCCGTAGACCTGCGCGCTGCTCGTGACCACGAGCTTGCGCACGCCGGCCGCCGCCGCCGCGTTCATCACGTGCAGGGCGCCCACCACCTCGAGCTCGTGCGACAGCTCCACGTCGGGGTGCGGGTCGGTGAAGAAGGCCGCGTGCAGCACCGCCTCGCAGCCCTCCTTCTCGAGGATCTCCGCGACCCAGCTGTCGGCCGTCGGCTCGGTCAGGTCCACGCGATGGAAGCGGACCCGCCCCTCGAGCCGGCGCGGCAGGCGCAGGTCGAGCGCGACGATGCGCGGCGGGCTGTCCCCTTCGAGCAAGCGCTCCGCGGTGCGCGCGCCCGTGAACGTGCCGACGCCGGTGATCGCAACGGTCGCAAGGCCCCGGCGCCCAAGCTCTGGCTCTCGCCTGGCGGCCACAGCGCCGTTGTATCGTCCAGGCGCCGGAGTGTGTCAATCGCCGCTATGCTGCGCGCGTGGCTGACTCACGCCCGCTCGTCGTGCGCGACCCGCGTTTCCAGGAGCACCGGCCCCCGCGCGCGCACCCCGAGTGCCCGGAACGCCTGCAGGCGATCGAGCGCGCGCTCGACGGCTTGTCCGACCGGGTGCGCGCCGTCGCGCCACGCGAGGCCACGACCGACGAGCTCTTGCTCGCGCACCACCGCCAATACCTCGACGCGCTCAGCCCGCTCGAGGGTCGCTCGGCGCAGCTCGACCCCGACACCTATGCCTCGCCGCGCTCGCTCGAGGTGGCGCGGCTCGCGGCCGGATCGCTGGTCGACCTGGCGCTGCGGGTCGCGCGCGGCGAGGCGAAGCGCGCCTTCGCGGCGCTGCGTCCGCCGGGCCACCACGCCGAGCAGGGCGCGCCCATGGGCTTCTGCCTGTTCAACAACGTGGCGATCGCCGCGCAGGCGCTGCGCGCGCGTGCCGGCGTCGAGCGGGTGGCGATCGTCGACTGGGACGTCCATCACGGGAACGGCACCCAGCACCTGTTCGAGGGCGAGCGCGACGTGCTCTTCGCCTCGCTGCACCAGTTCCCGTTCTATCCCGGCACCGGTGCGCTCGACGAGCAAGGCCACGAGCGCGGCCTGGGCGCGACCGTAAACCTGCCGCTCCCCGCCGGCTGCGGCGACGCGGAGTACGGGCTGTTCTTCGACGAGCTGCTCGTGCCCATGCTGCGCTCCTTCCGGCCCGAGGTACTGCTCGTGTCGGCGGGCTTCGACGCGCACGCGGCCGATCCGCTCGGCGGCATGGAGGTCTCGACCGCCGGCTTCGCGGCGCTCACCGAGCGCATGTGCGCCGTCGCCGACGAGGTGTGCGGCGGCCGGCTCGTGCTCGCGCTCGAGGGCGGCTACGACCTGGCGGCGCTGGGCGAGTCAGTCGCCGCGAGCGTGGCGGTGCTCGCCGAAGCCTCGCCGCGGCCGCGCAAGCTCGCGCTTCCGGGTCCGGGTGGGATGCGCATGGCAGAGAAATTTCGCGCCGCCCACGCGAGTCACTGGCCCGTGCTCGAGCGCCGCGTCCAGGCCTGACCCGCCGGACCCCCACCGGTTGAGTCTCTCGCCGGTGAACACCCTAGATGCAGTGGGCGCAACGCGCTCGCACGCCTCGGTCCGAGGTGCCTGATTTTTCTGGGACTTTTTTGTATTTCGGGGTTGACTCGTGGGATCGAGTGGAGGTAGCATCCAACTCAGTGGGATAGGGCCCCAAGACTTCCAGGTGCTGATCAGGGGGGGAGCACCGAGGTCTTGGGGCCCCCTTCTCACCGGTGCGCGCGGGAGCCGGTGTACGGGATGTTCTGGGGATGTCACGAACACGTTCTCGATGAAAAGGGTCGCACCAGCCTCCCGAAGGAATTTCGCGACCTTCTGACTCGTTCGAGCGAGTCACCCTGGCTGACGGCGGGCGCGCAGTGTCTCACGATCTTCCCGCCCGACGTGTTCAAGAAGCTGCGCGAGCGACTCACCGCGGAGGTGCTGAACGACTCCGCAGAGGCGCTCGAGAGACTCATCGTCGGCAGCGCCACGCCCTGCCTCGTCGACCGGCAGGGCCGGATCCTGATTCCGACGCCGCTGCGCCGCCGCGCGCAGCTCGAGCGCGAGATCGTGTTCACGGGACTCACCGACCGGGTCGAGATCTGGGACCGCGCGCGCTACGAGGCCGCGATCGCGAACACCCAGGAGAACTACGCCCAGCACTCGCGGCTGCTGCGGGGCTCGACGAAGTGACTCGCGCGCACGCGCCGGTCATGGTCGACGAGGTGCTGGAGCTGCTCGAGCCGCGCCCCGGCGCGCGCATGGTCGACGCCACCACCGGCCACGGCGGGCACGCCGAGGCGCTCCTGGGCCGGATCGGCCCGGACGGCGTGCTGGTGGGCCTGGACCGCGACGCGGAAATGCTGGCGGTGGCCGAGGAGCGCCTGGCGCGCTTCGGGCCCGCCGCCCGGCTGTTCCACGCGCGCTTCTCGTTCCTGCGCGAAGTGGTGACCGGCGCGGGCGTGGCGCCCGTCGACGGCGTGCTCTTCGACCTGGGCGTGTGCTCCGAGCAGCTGGACCGGGTCGAGCGCGGCCTGTCGTTCCGGCCCGGCGACGCGCTCGTTCCGCTCGACATGCGCATGGACCGCAGCCGAGGCGAGACCGCCGCCGAGCTTCTGGCGCGCATCGGCGAGGAAGAGCTGGTCGAGCTCCTGCGCCGGGGCGGCGTGCCGTTTCCGGCCCGGGTCGCCCGGGCGCTCCTGGCGCACCGGCCGATCGAGACCGTGCAGGCGCTCTTGGCGGCGCTCGAAGGCGTCCGCCTGCCCCGCCGCCGGCACCACCCGGCGACGCTCGTGTTCCAGGCGCTGCGGATCGCGGTGAACGAGGAGCAGGACGAGCTCGACGCGGGCCTCACGTCGGCGGTCGAGGTGCTGGCGCCGGGCGGCCGGCTGGCCGTGCTCTCGTACCACTCGGGTGAGGACCGGCGCGTGAAGGAGTTCCTGGCCCGCGAGTCGCGCGGCTGCATCTGCCCGCCGCAGCTTCCGGTGTGCGGCTGCGGGCGCCAGCCGCGCATGCGCCTCCTGGGACGCAGCCGCGGGCCGTCCGCCGCCGAGGCGCGGCGCAATCCGCGCGCGCGCAGCGCGCGCCTGCGCGGGGGCGTGCGGTGCTGAACTCGCGCCTGCGCCACAGCGGGCCGTGGTTCCAGGCCCTTCTCGCTCTGGCGCTCGGTGTGATCGCGGCTTCGGGGGGCCTGGTGTACGTGCGCACGCGGCTCACGTCGCTGCGCTACGAGCTGGGCCGCCGGGTCGCGCAGGAGCACGAGCTCTCGCTCGAGGTCGAGCGACTGCGCATCGAGGCCACGGCGCTGTCCGCGCCCGAGCGCATCGAGCCGCGCGCGCGCGCGCTCGGACTCACCTACCCCAAGCCCGACCAGGTCGTCGCGCTCGAGCCCGACGGCCACACCCTGAGTCACGTCGCGGCCGGGAGCAAGCGGTGAGCCGTCCGCGGCGCGTCAAGCGCCGCGCGGGACTGCGCCCGGCCCGGCTCGATTTCATCGCCGGCGTGGCGCTGCTCGGCTTCGCGGCGCTGTTCGCGCGCGCGATCCAGCTGCAGACGCTCGATGCCGACTGGCTCTCCGACCGCGCCGGCAAGCAGGCCTCGACCACCGTGTCACTCGAGGCGTTGCGCGCCGACCTCGAGGACCGGCGCGGCACGGCGCTGGCCGTGTCGGCCACGGTGGACTCGGTCGGCGGCTGGCCCAAGCGCATCGCGGACCCGCGCGCAGCGGCACGCGCGCTCGCGCGTCCGCTCGGCGTGCCCGCGCGCGAGCTCGAGTCACGCCTGGCGCGCGGCTCGGGCTTCGTGTGGCTGCAGCGCTGGGTGTCTCCGGACGCCGCTGCACAGGTGACTCGCTTGAACCTGGCGGGCGTGCAGCTGATTCCCGAGCGCCGCCGCTTCTACCCCAACGGCGACCTGGCCGGCCCGCTGCTCGGCTTCGCGGACCGTGACGGCCGCGGGCTGTCGGGCGTGGAGCTCGAGTTCGACCGCGAGCTGCGCGGAGTGAGTGCGGCCTTGTCCGCGCAGCGCGACGCGCACGGCAACGTCCTGCCCACGGTGGCGAGCGCTCCCGCGGCCCGCACCGGGCGGCCCGTACGGCTGGCGATCGACGTGCGCCTGCAGCACTTCGCCGAGAGCGCGCTCGCCGAGGCGCTGCGCAAGACCGGCGCGCGCCACGCGACCCTGGTCGCGATGGACCCGCGCACGGGTGAGATCCTGGCGCTGGCCGAGGCGCCGGGCTTCGACCCGAACCGCTTCTGGCTCGAGGACAAGTCGCTCTACCGCGCGCGCGCCTTCGTCGACGGCTTCGAGCCCGGCAGCACGCTCAAGCCGTTCTCGGTGGGGGTGGCGCTCGACGCGGGAGTCACCACGCCCGACGAGGTGTTCGACTGCGAGAACGGCCGCTTCAAGATCGGCCGGCGCGTGATCCGGGACTTCCACCCGCACGGTCCTCTCAGCGTGACCGAGATCGTGAAGTTCTCGTCGAACATCGGCGCCGCCAAGATCTCCGAGCGCGTGGGCGCGCGGCGCCTGGTCGACGGCTTGCGCTCGTTCGGCTTCGGCGACGTGCCGGGCAGCGGCTTCCCGGGCGAGATCCCCGGCATGCTGCGCGAGCTGCGCGAGCGGCAGGCGGTCGAGCGCGCGAACCTCTCGTTCGGTCAGGGGATCAGCGTGACTCCGGTGCAGCTCGTGGCGGCGATGGCGGTGTTCGCGAACGGCGGCCACCGCGTGACCCCGCGCCTGCTCGCGCTGCGAAGCGAGGGCGAAGCGCACCCGGCGGAGCCGGGTCCGCGCGTGATCTCCGAACAGACCGCGCGCGCGGTGATGGCGATGCTGCGGGCCGTCGTCGAAGGCGGCACGGGCACGCAGGCGGCGCTGCCCAACGTGCCGGTGGCGGGCAAGACGGGCACCGCGCAGAAGGTGAAGGAGGGGACGTATTCGCAGAAGGACTACATCGCGTCCTTCGTCGGGATCGCGCCCGCCGCGGCGCCGCGCTTCGTGATCGGGATCTTCATCGACGAGCCGCAGGGCCTGCACACGGGCGGCGCGGTCGCGGCGCCCGTGTTCCGCGAGGTGGCCGCCTACGCGCTCGACCAGCTCGGCGGCGCGCCCGAGGCACCGGTCCGCCAGGTCGAGACCCACGCCCAGGACGAGGCGGACCGCGGATGACCGCGAGCTTGCGCGAGCTGGTGGCCGACCTCGACGCGCGCGTCGCCGGAGCGGCCGACGTGCGCGTGCTCGACGTGGCGAATGACTCGCGCCGGGTGCGCCCCGGCAGCCTGTTCGTGGCGCTGCGCGGTGCGCAGACCGACGGCCACCGCTTCGTGGGCGAGGCGCTGGCGGCCGGCGCCTCGGCGCTCCTGGTCGAGGAGTCACCGGCCGCGCTGCCGGCCGGCGTGGGCGTGGCCGTGGTGCCCGACTCGCGCCGGGCGTTGGCCGACGTGGCGGCGCGTTTCTTCGGCCACCCCGCCCGCTCGCTGCTCCTGGTCGGAGTCACCGGGACCAAGGGCAAGACCAGCACCGTGCGCCTGTGCGAGTCGGTGCTGCGCGCGGGCGGCCGACGCGCGGGCAGCCTGGGCACGATCTCGGTGCGCTGGCCCGGCTTCGAGGAGACCGCGGCGCTGACCACGCCGGAGTCACTCGAGCTGCAGCGCTGGCTGGCGCGCATGCGCGACGCGGGCGTCGAGGCGGTGGCGATGGAGGTCTCCTCGCACAGCCTGGTGCTGGGCCGCGTGCGCGGCCTGCGCTTCGCGGTGGCGGTGTTCACGCAGCTCGCGCAGGACCATCTGGACTTCCACGGCGACCTCGAGAGCTACGGCCGCGCCAAGTCACTCCTGTTCGGGCCCGAGCACCTGGCCGGCACGGCGGTGCTGAACGCCGCCGACCCGTGGACCCCGCGCTACGCCGAGCTGGCGCGCGCCGCGGGCCGGCCGGTCGTGACTTACGGACGCGGCCGCGACTCGGGCGCCGACTTCGCGACCGTGGAGGAGCGCGTCGAGCTGGCGCGCTCGGCGCTGCGCGTGCGCGGGCCCGACGCCGAGCTCGCCGTGGACCTGCCGCTGCCCGGTGACTTCCAGATCGACAACGCGCTCGCGGCGCTGGCGGTGGGCCGCGTGCTCGGCATCCCCTGGGCGCAGGTGAAGCTCGGGCTCGAGACCTGCCCGCAGGTGCCGGGGCGCCTGGAGCGCGTGGGGGCCGAGGCCCCGGTCGTGCTGGTCGACTACGCGCACACCGCGAACTCACTCGAGCGCGTGCTCGCGACCGTGCGGCCGCTCGTGCGCGGCGAGCTGATCGCCGTGTTCGGCTGCGGCGGTGACCGCGACCGCACCAAGCGCGCGCCCATGGCGCGCGCGGCCTGCGCGAACGCCGACTACGTGATCGCCACCAGCGACAACCCGCGCACCGAGGACCCCGACGCGATCCTGCGCGACGTGGCGGTCGGCCTGTCGGGCGCCTTCGAGGTGATCGTCGACCGGCGC includes:
- the mraZ gene encoding division/cell wall cluster transcriptional repressor MraZ, giving the protein MFWGCHEHVLDEKGRTSLPKEFRDLLTRSSESPWLTAGAQCLTIFPPDVFKKLRERLTAEVLNDSAEALERLIVGSATPCLVDRQGRILIPTPLRRRAQLEREIVFTGLTDRVEIWDRARYEAAIANTQENYAQHSRLLRGSTK
- the rsmH gene encoding 16S rRNA (cytosine(1402)-N(4))-methyltransferase RsmH: MTRAHAPVMVDEVLELLEPRPGARMVDATTGHGGHAEALLGRIGPDGVLVGLDRDAEMLAVAEERLARFGPAARLFHARFSFLREVVTGAGVAPVDGVLFDLGVCSEQLDRVERGLSFRPGDALVPLDMRMDRSRGETAAELLARIGEEELVELLRRGGVPFPARVARALLAHRPIETVQALLAALEGVRLPRRRHHPATLVFQALRIAVNEEQDELDAGLTSAVEVLAPGGRLAVLSYHSGEDRRVKEFLARESRGCICPPQLPVCGCGRQPRMRLLGRSRGPSAAEARRNPRARSARLRGGVRC
- a CDS encoding penicillin-binding protein 2; translation: MSRPRRVKRRAGLRPARLDFIAGVALLGFAALFARAIQLQTLDADWLSDRAGKQASTTVSLEALRADLEDRRGTALAVSATVDSVGGWPKRIADPRAAARALARPLGVPARELESRLARGSGFVWLQRWVSPDAAAQVTRLNLAGVQLIPERRRFYPNGDLAGPLLGFADRDGRGLSGVELEFDRELRGVSAALSAQRDAHGNVLPTVASAPAARTGRPVRLAIDVRLQHFAESALAEALRKTGARHATLVAMDPRTGEILALAEAPGFDPNRFWLEDKSLYRARAFVDGFEPGSTLKPFSVGVALDAGVTTPDEVFDCENGRFKIGRRVIRDFHPHGPLSVTEIVKFSSNIGAAKISERVGARRLVDGLRSFGFGDVPGSGFPGEIPGMLRELRERQAVERANLSFGQGISVTPVQLVAAMAVFANGGHRVTPRLLALRSEGEAHPAEPGPRVISEQTARAVMAMLRAVVEGGTGTQAALPNVPVAGKTGTAQKVKEGTYSQKDYIASFVGIAPAAAPRFVIGIFIDEPQGLHTGGAVAAPVFREVAAYALDQLGGAPEAPVRQVETHAQDEADRG
- a CDS encoding cell division protein FtsL, translating into MLNSRLRHSGPWFQALLALALGVIAASGGLVYVRTRLTSLRYELGRRVAQEHELSLEVERLRIEATALSAPERIEPRARALGLTYPKPDQVVALEPDGHTLSHVAAGSKR
- a CDS encoding UDP-N-acetylmuramoyl-L-alanyl-D-glutamate--2,6-diaminopimelate ligase gives rise to the protein MTASLRELVADLDARVAGAADVRVLDVANDSRRVRPGSLFVALRGAQTDGHRFVGEALAAGASALLVEESPAALPAGVGVAVVPDSRRALADVAARFFGHPARSLLLVGVTGTKGKTSTVRLCESVLRAGGRRAGSLGTISVRWPGFEETAALTTPESLELQRWLARMRDAGVEAVAMEVSSHSLVLGRVRGLRFAVAVFTQLAQDHLDFHGDLESYGRAKSLLFGPEHLAGTAVLNAADPWTPRYAELARAAGRPVVTYGRGRDSGADFATVEERVELARSALRVRGPDAELAVDLPLPGDFQIDNALAALAVGRVLGIPWAQVKLGLETCPQVPGRLERVGAEAPVVLVDYAHTANSLERVLATVRPLVRGELIAVFGCGGDRDRTKRAPMARAACANADYVIATSDNPRTEDPDAILRDVAVGLSGAFEVIVDRRAAIGRAIARARRDDCVVIAGKGHEDYQIIGREKRHFDDREEALAALRARVAS